A genome region from Dreissena polymorpha isolate Duluth1 chromosome 16, UMN_Dpol_1.0, whole genome shotgun sequence includes the following:
- the LOC127862734 gene encoding trifunctional enzyme subunit beta, mitochondrial-like produces MAFLSNFPKAALQIQLKSAGARCFASTTTQSSKSKKTLAKPNVRNVVLVEGVRTPFLMSGTDYKDLMPHNLATKTLSGLLKRTGVDKDVIDYVVYGTVIQEVKTSNIAREAMLSAGFKDTTPAHTVTQACISSNQAITTAIGLIAAGQCEAVVAGGVEFMSDVPIRHSRKMRKIMLDSSKAKTTGKKLQLLWKAMSPAVWTPELPAVAEFSTSETMGHSADRLCTAFGITRLAQDEFAMRSHKFAADAIQAGLLTDVLPYKVPKVAEYITKDNGVRPSSLEQMSKLKPAFIKPFGTITAANASFLTDGASACLLMSEEKALSLGLKPKAYLRDFVYVSQDPKDQLLLGPAYATPKVLDKAGLSLADIDVFEYHEAFAGQILANLTALESDEFAKKFLGKSAKVGAPKMDKFNLWGGSLSLGHPFGATGVRLVTTAANRLIKENGQYALVAACAAGGIGHGMIVERYPSSK; encoded by the exons CCAAGAAGACCCTAGCCAAGCCCAATGTGCGCAATGTGGTGTTGGTGGAAGGGGTCCGTACTCCCTTCCTTATGTCGGGCACAGACTATAAGGACCTCATGCCTCACAATCTGGCAACCAAGACTCTGTC AGGTCTTCTCAAAAGGACAGGTGTTGATAAAG ATGTCATTGACTATGTTGTGTATGGAACTGTGATTCAAGAAGTGAAGACAAGTAACATTGCCAGAGAG GCCATGCTGAGTGCTGGTTTCAAGGATACAACTCCTGCCCATACAGTCACACAGGCGTGTATCTCTTCTAACCAGGCCATCACTACAG CTATTGGCCTGATAGCGGCGGGTCAGTGCGAGGCAGTTGTGGCAGGCGGGGTGGAGTTCATGTCAGACGTCCCAATACGGCACAGTCGAAAGATGAGGAAGATCATGCTTGACTCCAGCAAGGCCAAGACCACGGGCAAGAAACTGCAGCTACTGTGGAAGGCCATGTCCCCGGCTGTCTGGACCCCTGAG TTGCCTGCTGTTGCTGAGTTCTCCACCAGTGAGACAATGGGTCACTCTGCTGATAGACTGTGCACAGCCTTTGGAATTACCCGCCTGGCACAG GATGAGTTTGCCATGCGGTCCCACAAGTTCGCAGCCGATGCAATCCAGGCTGGACTGCTCACAGACGTGCTGCCATACAAAGTGCCAA AGGTGGCTGAGTACATAACAAAGGACAATGGAGTCCGGCCTTCCTCTCTTGAACAGATGAGCAAACTGAAGCCAGCCTTCATCAAGCCTTTCGGAACTATCACAGCCGCCAATGCTTCATTCCTA ACTGATGGTGCCTCTGCCTGTCTGCTGATGTCAGAAGAGAAGGCCCTCTCTCTGGGCCTCAAACCCAAGGCCTACCTCCGAGACTTTGTCTACGTCTCACAGGACCCCAAGGATCAACTGCTGCTGGG ACCAGCCTATGCTACCCCCAAGGTGCTGGACAAGGCCGGACTCAGTCTGGCAGACATTGATGTCTTTGAGTACCATGAAGCATTCGCA GGACAGATCCTTGCAAATTTGACAGCTTTGGAATCAGATGAATTTGCAAAGAAATTCTTGGGAAAATCTGCAAAA gttGGAGCGCCAAAAATGGACAAGTTTAATCTATGGGGAGGATCTCTATCGTTGGGTCATCCGTTTGGAGCCACAGGTGTACGTCTAGTAACCACTGCAGCCAACAGGCTGATCAAAGAAAATGGGCAGTATGCGCTGGTAGCAGCCTGCGCGGCAGGTGGCATT